A genomic stretch from Halalkalibacillus sediminis includes:
- a CDS encoding tyrosine-type recombinase/integrase → MGSVEKRGKNKFRLSIVTGYNERGNPVRIRKTITAKNKTEARKILSQLESDYLTDQLIETTDMRLTDFYPLWLEKHAQEAYSPGTRGDYINIINKRILPKYGHIKLKDFKTIHIVDFVDDLKKPGRRLNDEEGYLSASTIRNCYKAFNSLLKHAHKWGLIKANPAEGVALPSAKQKHDVDYSSEIIWKMIERISHEDIEKQLIFWTAFITGCRQGELAAIEDRHVVLKDGKYAIYIEQSLTEEKGKGLVLKSIKNNVAGYVAIPEPLADMLNKQILKKRRDKLLLQNQWAYPGKVFIFSNEVGKPYRPDSISQWWIRFRKRNDLGNVRFHDLRHLSVTYLIHKGLPIKTISDRARHTNIGTTMNLYGHNIVEIDQVAADHFGEFFTTKEVK, encoded by the coding sequence ATGGGAAGTGTTGAAAAAAGAGGGAAAAATAAATTTAGACTGTCTATTGTAACCGGCTATAATGAACGCGGCAATCCAGTCAGGATCAGAAAAACGATAACGGCAAAAAACAAAACTGAAGCTAGAAAAATACTATCACAGCTGGAGTCAGATTATCTGACTGATCAATTAATTGAAACCACAGATATGCGCTTAACAGACTTTTACCCCCTATGGCTTGAAAAACACGCACAAGAAGCTTATTCACCTGGTACGAGAGGTGACTATATCAATATCATTAATAAGCGTATCTTACCTAAATATGGCCACATCAAACTAAAAGACTTTAAAACCATTCACATCGTAGACTTTGTAGACGATCTAAAGAAGCCAGGAAGGCGTTTAAATGACGAAGAAGGGTATTTATCCGCATCTACCATAAGAAACTGTTATAAGGCATTTAACAGTCTTCTTAAACATGCGCATAAATGGGGATTAATAAAAGCAAATCCTGCAGAAGGGGTTGCCCTTCCCTCAGCTAAGCAGAAACATGACGTAGATTATTCTTCTGAGATTATATGGAAGATGATTGAACGCATCAGTCACGAAGACATTGAAAAGCAATTGATTTTCTGGACAGCCTTTATTACAGGTTGTAGACAAGGAGAATTAGCAGCAATCGAAGATCGGCATGTTGTTTTAAAGGATGGAAAGTACGCCATATATATCGAGCAATCTTTAACGGAGGAAAAAGGTAAAGGATTAGTTCTTAAAAGCATCAAAAATAATGTAGCTGGATACGTAGCCATTCCGGAGCCGTTAGCCGACATGTTGAACAAACAAATTCTTAAGAAACGTAGAGACAAACTCTTATTGCAAAATCAGTGGGCCTACCCAGGTAAAGTATTTATTTTCTCCAATGAAGTTGGCAAACCCTATCGACCCGATTCCATCAGTCAATGGTGGATTCGATTTAGAAAAAGAAACGATTTAGGAAATGTCCGCTTTCATGACTTACGGCATTTGTCAGTAACCTATCTCATTCATAAAGGTTTACCGATTAAAACCATTAGCGATCGTGCGAGACATACAAATATCGGAACCACGATGAATTTATATGGCCATAACATTGTAGAAATTGATCAAGTAGCTGCAGACCATTTTGGAGAGTTTTTCACCACGAAAGAAGTAAAATAA
- a CDS encoding thermonuclease family protein, with product MDIIAFIFFVLFIGSLFALFRGHLNLFKVIPIPNRKIASILTIVFFVAFFIAVPAPTEDPNAQANNESDPETNLENETSDIEEDESKDNTEEQSEEQESQDDNNSAKQSEDSNRNSSDDDKEKEDKQDDENNSSDSNEPSNNSSNDKEKEDSSKEDSSKSEDSSSSNDNKANSSTKEKNKSKDDGNNSNLDTATVTRIVDGDTIEINLNGTVESVRLLLVDTPETKHPSKPVQPFGPEASKFATNVLSGKEVKVEYDGPKRDHYGRLLAYLWVDGKNFNKMLLEEGFARLAYVYDPPYTHMDSFTKAQTRAMNAGKNIWSIKGYVQSDGFNYEESTTKNNKEDKQETKEKEKSDTSDTASSGYDGPYDPNGPDRNCGDFDTHAEAQAFYEAAGGPESDPHGLDGNDKDGLACESLP from the coding sequence ATGGATATTATTGCATTTATATTTTTTGTTTTATTCATTGGATCTTTGTTCGCATTATTTAGAGGCCACCTAAATCTATTTAAGGTCATACCTATTCCAAATCGGAAAATCGCATCAATTCTAACAATCGTATTCTTCGTAGCATTTTTCATAGCGGTACCTGCCCCTACTGAAGACCCAAATGCTCAAGCAAATAATGAATCGGACCCCGAGACCAATTTAGAGAATGAAACAAGTGATATTGAGGAAGATGAATCGAAAGACAATACAGAAGAACAATCAGAGGAACAGGAATCTCAAGACGATAACAATTCTGCTAAGCAATCTGAAGATAGTAATCGTAATTCAAGTGATGATGATAAAGAAAAAGAAGATAAACAAGATGATGAAAATAATTCTAGTGATAGTAATGAGCCATCTAACAACTCTAGTAACGATAAAGAAAAAGAGGATTCTTCCAAAGAAGATTCGTCTAAGTCAGAGGACTCTTCATCCTCAAACGATAATAAAGCTAACTCTTCAACAAAAGAGAAAAATAAATCTAAAGATGATGGAAACAATTCCAACTTAGATACTGCTACTGTTACTCGAATTGTGGATGGTGACACCATTGAAATTAACCTTAATGGCACTGTTGAGAGCGTAAGACTTCTGCTAGTAGATACACCTGAAACGAAGCATCCTTCTAAGCCAGTTCAGCCATTCGGTCCAGAAGCAAGTAAATTTGCAACAAATGTATTATCTGGTAAAGAAGTTAAAGTCGAATATGATGGACCTAAACGAGATCACTATGGGAGATTACTAGCTTACCTGTGGGTAGATGGAAAAAACTTTAATAAAATGCTTCTTGAAGAAGGATTTGCACGTTTAGCTTACGTTTATGACCCACCTTATACTCATATGGATTCATTTACAAAAGCACAAACAAGAGCAATGAATGCTGGTAAAAACATTTGGAGTATTAAGGGGTATGTTCAATCAGACGGTTTCAATTACGAAGAGTCAACTACGAAAAACAATAAAGAGGATAAACAAGAAACAAAAGAAAAAGAAAAAAGTGATACATCTGATACTGCTTCTTCTGGTTATGATGGTCCTTATGATCCAAATGGTCCAGATCGTAATTGTGGAGACTTTGATACACATGCAGAAGCCCAAGCCTTCTACGAAGCAGCTGGTGGGCCTGAGAGCGATCCACACGGGCTAGACGGCAACGATAAGGATGGATTAGCTTGTGAGAGTTTACCTTAG
- a CDS encoding ImmA/IrrE family metallo-endopeptidase — MFEHYTTALEDWVSHFYKKQKMYSVQDLSIRKIARYYHIFVHQKPVPARHDIVHRYRGIIVDSRDPIEHQREQFFHELCHILRHCGHQSMMPEAFRELQEWDARHFTLYAALPYHMLRFYDFSDDLIIGTIAEDFKVTKELVSERLNRIYRNQKCTNTTADGTLWY, encoded by the coding sequence ATGTTCGAACATTACACAACTGCTTTAGAAGATTGGGTATCACATTTCTATAAAAAACAAAAAATGTATTCTGTACAAGATCTAAGTATTCGGAAGATTGCTAGATACTATCACATCTTTGTACATCAAAAACCAGTGCCCGCACGCCATGACATTGTGCATAGATACCGAGGAATTATTGTAGACAGCAGAGATCCCATTGAGCACCAGCGGGAACAATTTTTCCATGAGCTTTGCCACATCCTTAGACATTGTGGTCATCAATCGATGATGCCTGAGGCATTTCGTGAGCTTCAAGAATGGGACGCACGACATTTCACCCTCTATGCAGCTCTCCCCTATCATATGCTGCGATTCTATGATTTCAGTGACGATTTAATTATAGGTACAATCGCTGAAGACTTTAAAGTAACGAAAGAGCTTGTCTCAGAACGCCTGAATAGAATCTATCGCAATCAGAAGTGTACCAACACAACTGCTGATGGCACGCTATGGTATTAG
- the rph gene encoding ribonuclease PH codes for MRVDGRLNDQLRDIQVVTEFTKHPEGSVLITVGDTKVICNASVEKKVPPFMRGEGKGWITAEYAMLPRATDQRNIRESSKGKVSGRTMEIQRLIGRSLRSVIDLNKIGERTIWVDCDVIQADGGTRTASITGAFIAVALACGKLLQDELIEEMPIKHYLAATSVGVTEQGESILDLCYEEDSTAAVDMNIVMTDEQEFVELQGTGEEATFSPAQLSEMIELATKGIQELFSIQKESLGDIAEQIQS; via the coding sequence ATGAGAGTAGATGGTCGTTTAAACGATCAATTAAGAGATATTCAGGTAGTAACTGAATTCACTAAACACCCAGAGGGCTCTGTTTTAATCACTGTTGGTGATACCAAAGTGATTTGTAACGCAAGCGTGGAGAAAAAAGTACCACCTTTCATGCGAGGAGAAGGAAAAGGGTGGATTACAGCAGAATATGCAATGTTGCCAAGGGCGACTGATCAGCGGAACATCCGTGAATCCTCAAAAGGTAAAGTATCGGGTCGTACAATGGAAATCCAAAGGTTGATTGGCCGTTCACTTCGCTCAGTTATTGATTTGAATAAAATTGGCGAACGGACAATTTGGGTAGATTGTGATGTCATACAAGCAGATGGCGGAACGCGTACGGCTTCGATTACAGGTGCATTTATTGCAGTTGCTCTTGCATGTGGGAAATTACTTCAAGACGAATTGATTGAAGAAATGCCGATCAAACACTATCTGGCAGCAACATCAGTTGGAGTTACCGAACAAGGAGAATCCATTTTGGATCTTTGTTACGAAGAAGACTCGACAGCTGCTGTGGATATGAATATTGTAATGACAGATGAACAAGAATTCGTTGAGTTACAAGGTACAGGTGAGGAAGCGACATTTTCACCAGCTCAATTGAGTGAGATGATCGAACTCGCCACAAAAGGCATCCAAGAGTTATTTTCCATTCAAAAAGAAAGTTTAGGCGATATTGCAGAACAAATTCAATCCTAA
- a CDS encoding XTP/dITP diphosphatase: MKTIYVATTNQGKLRELREIFSKIKMDVVSVFDKFDDVEDVEETGVTFEENARLKAETIAEIYKIPVLADDSGLEVHALGGEPGVYSARYAGEEKNDQENLNKVLEKLEGKEDRGASFKCVMAFARPSMETVISDGTCDGHISEKPQGEGGFGYDPIFVPAGYNETMAQIGPDEKNKISHRKRAIDSMIDQIKPLL, encoded by the coding sequence ATGAAAACCATTTATGTAGCAACTACTAATCAAGGTAAATTGAGAGAATTACGTGAGATTTTTTCTAAAATTAAAATGGATGTTGTCAGTGTATTTGATAAGTTCGACGACGTTGAAGATGTTGAAGAAACAGGAGTAACTTTCGAAGAAAATGCACGATTAAAAGCAGAGACGATTGCTGAAATTTATAAAATACCGGTTTTAGCTGATGATTCTGGCTTAGAAGTCCATGCTTTAGGCGGAGAACCTGGTGTCTATTCAGCTCGTTACGCTGGTGAAGAGAAAAATGATCAGGAGAACTTGAATAAAGTTTTAGAGAAATTAGAAGGTAAGGAAGATCGTGGTGCTTCATTCAAGTGTGTAATGGCTTTCGCCAGACCAAGCATGGAAACGGTTATCTCTGATGGCACATGTGATGGCCACATAAGTGAAAAACCTCAAGGCGAGGGTGGATTCGGATACGATCCGATTTTTGTCCCAGCAGGCTATAATGAAACAATGGCCCAGATAGGTCCAGATGAAAAGAATAAGATCAGTCACCGTAAACGTGCTATTGATTCCATGATTGATCAAATCAAACCATTACTATAA
- a CDS encoding YqaJ viral recombinase family protein, translating to MSAEVLTVTEQLSREEWLKARQKGIGGSDAAAVAGLNRWKSPFQVFMEKVDKAPQEEIRNQEAMYWGNVMEDVVAKEFTERTGMKVRKRNAILKHPEYGWMLANVDRLIVGKKEGLECKTANEYAKQDWEGEEIPTAYLLQCQHYMAVTGYEVWWIAVLVGGNKFIYKRIERDQELINNLIEIEMEFWEQHVLKDEPPEIDGTEASESFLSSMYPESEPGHEVELPDAMDSYFDAIEVIKTEMKDLETRKKEYENKVKQMIGEAEKAYSSRHIVSWKSIQTNRFDSKSFKKDHPDLFKKYAKPSSYRRFTIKEAN from the coding sequence ATGAGCGCAGAAGTACTGACTGTAACAGAACAATTATCACGTGAGGAATGGTTAAAAGCGAGACAAAAAGGAATAGGCGGTTCGGATGCGGCAGCTGTTGCTGGACTCAATCGTTGGAAGTCTCCTTTCCAAGTATTTATGGAGAAAGTGGACAAAGCCCCACAGGAAGAAATACGCAATCAGGAAGCCATGTACTGGGGAAACGTGATGGAAGACGTAGTAGCTAAAGAGTTCACAGAACGGACAGGAATGAAAGTTCGAAAACGCAACGCCATTTTGAAGCATCCTGAATATGGTTGGATGCTGGCGAACGTAGACCGACTGATTGTCGGCAAAAAAGAAGGACTTGAGTGTAAGACGGCTAACGAATATGCCAAACAAGACTGGGAAGGGGAAGAGATTCCGACTGCCTATTTGCTACAGTGTCAGCATTACATGGCGGTTACAGGTTATGAAGTTTGGTGGATAGCTGTTTTAGTAGGCGGAAACAAATTTATCTACAAACGTATTGAAAGAGATCAGGAATTAATTAATAACTTAATAGAAATTGAAATGGAATTCTGGGAGCAGCATGTGTTAAAAGATGAACCTCCTGAAATTGATGGAACAGAAGCATCAGAATCGTTTTTATCCTCCATGTATCCAGAGTCGGAACCTGGACATGAAGTCGAGTTACCCGATGCCATGGATTCTTATTTTGATGCTATTGAGGTTATTAAAACTGAAATGAAAGATTTAGAGACTCGTAAGAAAGAGTACGAAAATAAGGTGAAGCAAATGATTGGTGAAGCTGAGAAAGCCTATAGTTCACGACATATCGTTTCATGGAAATCTATTCAAACCAATCGCTTTGATTCCAAATCATTTAAAAAAGATCATCCAGACTTGTTTAAAAAATATGCTAAACCTTCAAGTTATCGAAGGTTCACTATTAAGGAGGCTAACTAA
- the sdhB gene encoding succinate dehydrogenase iron-sulfur subunit — protein MAEEQKTVKFIIQRQDDPESASYEEEFEVPYRTNMNVISALMEIRRNPVNAKGEETTPVFWEMGCLEEVCGACSMYINGAARQSCTALVDQLEQPIRLSPMTTFPVMRDLAVDRSRMFDSLKKVKAWVPIDGTYDLGEGPRMAESKRQWAYELSKCMTCGVCLEACPNVNSNSDFIGPAALSQVRLHNSHPTGAMHKGERLDAVTGEGGLQDCGNSQNCVQVCPKGIPLTTSIAALNRDATAHSFKSFFGSDY, from the coding sequence ATGGCGGAAGAACAAAAGACAGTCAAATTTATCATTCAACGCCAAGATGACCCAGAATCTGCTTCATACGAAGAAGAATTTGAAGTACCTTATCGTACGAATATGAACGTGATTTCTGCATTGATGGAAATCCGCAGAAACCCTGTTAACGCTAAAGGTGAAGAAACTACACCTGTATTTTGGGAAATGGGTTGTTTAGAGGAAGTTTGTGGAGCGTGTTCTATGTATATCAACGGTGCTGCAAGGCAGTCTTGTACAGCGCTAGTTGATCAGTTAGAGCAACCGATTCGCTTATCTCCAATGACGACATTCCCGGTAATGCGTGACTTGGCAGTTGATCGTAGCCGCATGTTCGATTCACTTAAGAAAGTGAAAGCATGGGTACCGATTGACGGAACGTACGATTTAGGTGAAGGTCCTCGTATGGCTGAAAGTAAAAGACAATGGGCATATGAGCTTTCTAAATGTATGACTTGTGGGGTTTGTCTAGAAGCTTGCCCGAACGTGAACAGCAATTCGGACTTTATTGGTCCAGCTGCACTATCACAAGTCCGTCTACACAATTCTCATCCAACTGGTGCAATGCATAAGGGCGAACGCTTAGATGCAGTAACTGGTGAGGGTGGTCTTCAAGACTGTGGGAACTCTCAAAACTGTGTGCAAGTTTGTCCAAAAGGGATTCCTTTGACAACTTCAATTGCTGCTCTTAACAGAGATGCTACTGCACACTCATTCAAGAGTTTCTTTGGCAGTGACTACTAA
- a CDS encoding helix-turn-helix domain-containing protein, with product MRMNLRNIRMKQGYKEVDKLAANIGISASYYYKIEQGKRTPSIDLAKKIADALDHTVDELFFDQNLDVSSKGQEEQEVSSILEII from the coding sequence ATGCGAATGAACCTACGAAACATTCGAATGAAGCAAGGGTATAAGGAAGTGGACAAACTTGCGGCAAATATTGGTATATCAGCATCTTACTATTACAAAATAGAACAAGGAAAAAGAACTCCAAGCATTGATTTAGCTAAAAAGATTGCTGATGCCTTGGATCATACAGTAGACGAACTTTTTTTTGACCAAAATCTGGACGTTTCGTCCAAGGGACAGGAAGAACAGGAGGTGTCTTCAATTTTAGAAATTATCTGA
- a CDS encoding helix-turn-helix domain-containing protein — translation MKEGTSRAGKALRAYRLKKGKTQQQLSFDLFSSRELITKMERGERKIGPEVTERIEDPFVALERAGEYAKAFGAMKLDGLAVDLNRTTTYLKTKEELQEALDQLSKTDVTRAPKFVEPHEIQNIDKALQECIDVVTAVHNFVAVVCDEYNLPVTEVWNRHTNKLVARKYVLS, via the coding sequence ATGAAAGAAGGTACAAGCAGAGCCGGAAAAGCATTAAGAGCTTACCGACTCAAAAAAGGAAAAACACAGCAACAATTATCTTTCGACCTTTTTTCATCCAGAGAATTAATCACCAAGATGGAGCGAGGAGAAAGAAAAATAGGCCCAGAAGTTACAGAAAGAATTGAGGATCCATTTGTAGCGCTCGAACGAGCGGGAGAATATGCGAAAGCATTCGGCGCAATGAAACTAGATGGGTTAGCAGTTGATTTAAATCGGACAACTACTTATCTAAAAACGAAAGAAGAGCTGCAGGAAGCATTAGATCAGCTAAGTAAAACGGATGTAACAAGGGCTCCCAAGTTTGTTGAACCACACGAAATTCAAAACATCGATAAAGCATTGCAAGAATGTATTGACGTCGTAACAGCAGTTCATAATTTTGTCGCGGTTGTTTGTGACGAGTATAACCTACCAGTCACTGAGGTTTGGAATCGCCATACCAATAAGTTAGTTGCTAGAAAATACGTACTCAGCTAG
- a CDS encoding helix-turn-helix domain-containing protein yields MQGQMTAKQTAEYLGVHLDTIYRMVRRKEIPHYKIRTRIFFSQSTIDEWIKDQQQQNQSVSSF; encoded by the coding sequence ATGCAAGGTCAAATGACAGCAAAACAGACAGCTGAATATCTTGGGGTTCATCTAGATACCATCTATCGCATGGTGCGACGTAAAGAGATACCACATTATAAAATTCGAACTCGTATTTTCTTTTCACAATCGACGATCGATGAATGGATTAAAGATCAGCAACAACAAAATCAATCGGTAAGTTCATTCTAG
- a CDS encoding acyl-CoA thioesterase gives MNIAYIEDFQTWQQEFSFYIPVNVRFSETDMFGHVNNVSPFIYFEEARIAYMNEVDLFGPMSQETKKVPVVADLQCNYLKQMYFGDQLKMYVKTDNVGKSSLDIHYMALNQKEELCIVGRGRVVQIDSQTGTPTPFDDVQRKKLGVNE, from the coding sequence ATGAATATCGCTTACATAGAAGACTTTCAAACATGGCAACAAGAGTTTTCTTTTTATATTCCAGTTAATGTACGTTTTTCTGAAACGGACATGTTTGGGCATGTTAATAATGTTTCGCCATTCATTTATTTTGAAGAGGCAAGGATTGCTTACATGAATGAAGTCGACTTATTCGGCCCGATGTCCCAAGAAACAAAAAAGGTCCCCGTCGTTGCAGATTTACAATGTAACTATTTAAAACAAATGTATTTTGGAGACCAATTAAAGATGTATGTAAAAACCGATAATGTAGGGAAAAGCTCCTTAGACATTCATTACATGGCTTTGAACCAAAAAGAGGAGTTGTGTATTGTTGGGCGTGGGCGAGTCGTTCAAATTGATTCCCAGACTGGGACACCTACTCCTTTCGATGATGTACAAAGGAAAAAACTCGGAGTAAATGAATAA
- the racE gene encoding glutamate racemase, with protein sequence MNQPIGVIDSGVGGLTVLHELKRQLPKERFVYLGDTLRCPYGSKEKEEVEQFTWDIVHYLLKFDIKMLVIACNTATAIVLEQLKQTLPIPVIGVIAPGARAAIKATQTNHVAIIGTQNTIDSQAYEKELLSIKPDLETYGVACPKFVPLIEGGTFDRYDAYHIVEDSLIELKEFPTIDTLILGCTHYPIIQSIIEEVVGGQITVLSSALETGFEVSSVLTYHSMQATDDNIDRQDPIILTTGSLHTFHQIKEELFQFKSAQMAHITLT encoded by the coding sequence TTGAATCAGCCAATCGGAGTAATCGATTCAGGTGTAGGTGGACTAACCGTACTCCATGAGCTAAAGCGTCAGCTACCGAAAGAACGCTTTGTTTATCTGGGAGATACATTACGTTGCCCATATGGATCGAAAGAAAAAGAAGAAGTGGAACAGTTTACTTGGGATATTGTCCATTACTTACTAAAGTTCGATATTAAAATGTTAGTGATTGCATGCAATACAGCCACCGCAATTGTTCTTGAGCAATTGAAACAAACGCTACCTATACCGGTAATTGGGGTCATTGCACCTGGTGCTAGGGCTGCAATCAAGGCTACTCAAACTAATCATGTAGCGATTATCGGTACCCAAAATACGATCGATAGCCAAGCTTATGAAAAAGAATTATTATCTATCAAGCCAGACCTAGAGACATATGGTGTAGCATGTCCAAAGTTTGTACCATTAATAGAGGGTGGTACGTTCGACAGATACGATGCATACCATATCGTTGAAGATAGCTTAATAGAACTGAAGGAATTTCCAACGATTGATACTTTGATATTAGGTTGTACTCATTATCCAATTATCCAATCGATCATCGAGGAAGTTGTAGGGGGCCAGATTACCGTTTTGTCGTCAGCGCTAGAAACTGGATTTGAAGTAAGTTCTGTTTTGACTTATCACAGTATGCAAGCAACAGACGATAACATTGATCGTCAAGATCCAATTATATTGACCACAGGAAGTTTGCATACGTTCCATCAAATAAAAGAAGAACTTTTTCAATTCAAAAGTGCTCAGATGGCTCATATTACGTTGACTTAA
- a CDS encoding helix-turn-helix domain-containing protein, with protein MSNDKYRPSNILTKREREVFELLVQDKTTKEIADALYISEKTVRNHISNTIQKLQVKGRSQAVVELIRLGEIQL; from the coding sequence TTGAGTAACGACAAATATCGACCGAGCAACATCCTAACAAAAAGGGAAAGAGAAGTTTTTGAATTGTTGGTGCAGGATAAAACGACGAAGGAAATCGCAGATGCGCTATACATCTCCGAAAAAACCGTTCGAAATCATATATCCAATACAATTCAGAAACTGCAAGTCAAGGGGCGATCGCAAGCCGTAGTCGAACTCATTCGGCTGGGCGAAATTCAATTGTAA
- a CDS encoding SHOCT domain-containing protein — protein MSRLNKMFSKAKEGWQKAKEETDKKEQQRKERKSIKNKEKNASYLIWFGGKPSFSEKLTYSTHKASFKYGEQYVLNDENPLYVVDCKYKNKKSTGILIALEDHLYFIHGAGEAQNVECFTYDKVSNFKFQTKKNSKIEVVIKYKGRNHTFENLMAGKETDKMINILRSKLGNTVPSNPQTTSQSNDKYNQLEKLGDLKEKGILSEEEFNKEKEKLLK, from the coding sequence ATGTCCAGATTAAATAAGATGTTCAGTAAGGCCAAAGAAGGATGGCAAAAGGCCAAAGAAGAAACTGATAAGAAAGAACAGCAAAGAAAAGAGAGAAAGTCTATTAAAAACAAAGAGAAAAATGCTTCATACCTAATATGGTTTGGTGGCAAACCGAGCTTCTCTGAAAAGCTCACATATAGTACTCACAAAGCTTCATTTAAATATGGAGAGCAATATGTACTTAATGATGAGAACCCATTGTATGTTGTAGATTGTAAATACAAAAACAAGAAATCAACTGGTATTCTAATTGCACTTGAAGATCATCTATATTTTATTCATGGGGCTGGAGAGGCCCAAAATGTAGAATGTTTTACATATGACAAAGTTTCAAATTTCAAATTTCAAACTAAGAAAAATTCAAAAATCGAAGTTGTTATTAAATACAAGGGGCGAAATCATACTTTCGAAAATTTAATGGCTGGAAAAGAAACAGACAAAATGATAAACATCCTCAGGTCTAAATTAGGAAATACGGTTCCAAGTAACCCCCAAACCACTTCTCAAAGCAATGATAAATATAACCAACTAGAAAAATTGGGTGATTTAAAAGAAAAAGGAATACTTTCTGAAGAAGAATTTAATAAGGAAAAAGAAAAATTGTTGAAATAA
- a CDS encoding helix-turn-helix domain-containing protein, with the protein MNKFSNRLRKLREREKFSREQLANKLGVSYSTIAKYESGAREPDFNTLEKLAILFDVSIDYLLGKVDKEKESDFEAMAEHNRLLEKYGIEDSGFFDIEKWKQMGPEELRQLEEYFQFITEKAKKRNQDTDSE; encoded by the coding sequence ATGAATAAATTTAGCAATAGATTAAGAAAGCTGAGAGAGAGAGAAAAATTTTCTAGAGAGCAATTAGCTAATAAATTAGGTGTTTCCTATTCAACTATCGCTAAATACGAAAGTGGAGCTAGAGAACCTGATTTCAATACCCTCGAGAAACTTGCTATTTTATTTGATGTATCCATAGATTATCTTCTCGGGAAAGTTGATAAAGAAAAAGAGTCAGACTTCGAGGCCATGGCCGAACACAACCGCCTTCTCGAAAAGTACGGCATTGAAGACTCAGGTTTCTTCGACATAGAGAAATGGAAACAGATGGGTCCAGAGGAATTAAGGCAGCTTGAAGAATACTTTCAGTTCATAACAGAAAAAGCTAAAAAGAGAAATCAAGATACAGATAGCGAATAA
- a CDS encoding MarR family winged helix-turn-helix transcriptional regulator: MDLQVIAELEKNIRYINHIVKQRGREILDHYPITPPQFVALQWLSDSGDLTIGELSKKMYLAFSTTTDLVDRMEKNELIERVRDPKDRRVVRIHLLEKGKEIIAEVIEKRQLYLKEILQEFSTDEVNDLRSSLTQLFEEMKTHEEEQQ; encoded by the coding sequence ATGGATTTGCAAGTGATAGCAGAACTCGAAAAGAATATTCGTTACATAAATCACATCGTGAAACAACGAGGACGTGAAATCCTTGATCATTACCCGATTACACCCCCACAATTCGTGGCTTTACAGTGGCTTTCAGATTCAGGCGACCTCACAATTGGCGAGTTGTCTAAAAAGATGTATTTAGCATTCAGTACGACAACCGACTTAGTCGATCGAATGGAGAAGAATGAACTGATAGAACGTGTTCGTGATCCAAAAGATCGTCGTGTTGTACGAATACATCTATTAGAAAAAGGGAAAGAGATTATTGCTGAAGTTATTGAAAAGCGTCAATTGTACTTAAAAGAAATACTACAAGAATTTTCTACAGATGAAGTCAATGACTTAAGAAGTTCTTTAACCCAGCTATTCGAAGAGATGAAAACACACGAAGAAGAACAGCAATAA